The following coding sequences are from one Virgibacillus necropolis window:
- a CDS encoding RNA polymerase sigma factor: MNEMSFQQSNRSNNLEEFKQLYREHKKDVFAMALSILRDFELAEDVLQEVYIKLFQYKKQNEITNVKAWLVSVSRNTALDLYRKKKRELTGFDDGYFERLEYLSEDPLDKMVLAKYLELLDSGERQIVILKDISGMKHKEIAKIVEMPLGTVLWKYRVVLNKLRKALE; encoded by the coding sequence ATGAATGAAATGAGTTTCCAGCAATCAAATCGATCCAATAACTTAGAAGAATTTAAACAATTATACCGCGAACATAAGAAAGATGTGTTTGCGATGGCGCTATCCATACTTAGAGACTTTGAATTAGCTGAAGATGTGTTGCAGGAAGTGTATATCAAACTCTTCCAGTATAAAAAACAAAATGAGATTACAAATGTTAAAGCATGGCTTGTTTCCGTATCCAGAAATACTGCACTGGATCTGTACCGAAAGAAAAAGCGGGAATTAACAGGGTTCGATGATGGTTATTTTGAACGGTTGGAATATCTTTCGGAAGATCCACTGGACAAAATGGTGTTGGCAAAATACCTTGAGCTACTCGATAGCGGGGAAAGGCAGATTGTCATCTTAAAGGATATCTCAGGGATGAAGCACAAGGAAATCGCCAAAATTGTTGAAATGCCGCTTGGAACAGTCCTTTGGAAGTACCGTGTAGTTTTGAATAAACTTAGAAAAGCTTTGGAATAG
- a CDS encoding diguanylate cyclase domain-containing protein, whose translation MTRCKQSNNDLAVMFMDLDRFNYVNDSKGHLAGDDLLKQDGKRLIKSVRN comes from the coding sequence ATAACACGTTGTAAACAAAGTAACAACGACCTTGCTGTGATGTTTATGGATTTAGATCGATTCAATTATGTAAATGATTCAAAAGGACACCTTGCAGGGGATGATTTACTCAAACAAGATGGCAAAAGGTTAATTAAAAGTGTCCGAAACTAA
- a CDS encoding ABC-F family ATP-binding cassette domain-containing protein, producing MSLLTVKDLTHGFGDRAIFEDVSFRLLKGEHIGLIGANGEGKSSFMNIITGKLGPDAGTIMWSKNARIGYLDQHADLMQGMTMRDVLRTAFKYLFDIETEMNVLFAKMGEVEPEELEVLLEETGRLQDALTNNDFYTIDAKVDEVANGLGLDEIGLERDVHDLSGGQRTKVLLAKLLLEKPDILLLDEPTNYLDVEHIEWLKKYLLDYENAFILISHDIPFLNSVVNLIYHMENQELTRYPGDHNEFLRVYDMKKQQLESAFKKQQKEIASLKTFVAKNKANAATSKMATSRQKKLDKMDVIELDSEKPKPTFRFNEARTAGRYLFETNELVIGYEEPLSRKLNLVMERGQKLALSGANGIGKTTLLRSILGEIKPVSGSVMLGEHLHIGYFEQELKETTNRTCIEEMWDEFPHLTQQEVRRSLAKCGLTKKHIESKVHILSGGEKAKVRLCKLLNKETNLLILDEPTNHLDVDAKAELKLALKDYNGSVLLISHEPDFYQDIVTDVWNCEDWTTKVF from the coding sequence ATGAGCTTACTAACAGTTAAAGATTTGACCCATGGCTTCGGTGATCGGGCTATTTTTGAAGACGTTTCTTTTCGTTTATTAAAGGGTGAACATATTGGGCTTATTGGTGCTAACGGTGAAGGTAAGTCCTCTTTCATGAATATTATTACGGGTAAATTAGGGCCTGATGCGGGAACGATAATGTGGTCTAAAAACGCACGAATCGGTTACTTAGACCAACATGCCGATCTAATGCAGGGCATGACAATGCGCGACGTACTCCGGACGGCTTTCAAATATCTATTTGATATAGAAACAGAAATGAACGTACTTTTTGCGAAAATGGGAGAAGTCGAGCCTGAGGAACTTGAAGTATTACTTGAAGAAACTGGTCGGCTTCAAGATGCCTTAACAAACAATGACTTTTACACCATCGATGCTAAGGTTGACGAAGTAGCCAATGGACTTGGTCTGGACGAAATTGGTTTAGAGCGTGATGTTCATGATTTGAGTGGTGGCCAACGCACGAAAGTCCTGCTTGCCAAACTACTTTTAGAGAAACCCGATATTTTGCTGCTCGATGAACCAACCAACTACCTTGATGTCGAGCATATCGAATGGTTAAAAAAATATTTACTAGATTACGAAAATGCATTCATTCTTATCTCACATGACATACCGTTTTTAAATAGCGTCGTAAATTTGATCTATCATATGGAGAACCAAGAGCTCACCCGTTACCCAGGGGATCATAATGAATTTCTTCGTGTTTATGATATGAAAAAACAACAACTTGAATCCGCTTTTAAGAAGCAACAAAAAGAAATCGCTAGTTTGAAAACCTTCGTTGCAAAAAATAAAGCGAATGCGGCAACGAGTAAAATGGCGACGTCACGTCAAAAGAAGCTTGATAAGATGGATGTCATCGAATTAGATTCAGAAAAACCAAAACCAACATTTCGTTTCAACGAAGCACGGACAGCTGGAAGGTATTTGTTCGAGACAAACGAACTCGTCATTGGATATGAAGAGCCACTATCAAGAAAACTTAATTTAGTCATGGAACGTGGCCAAAAGCTTGCATTATCAGGGGCGAATGGAATTGGAAAAACCACCCTTTTACGAAGTATTCTCGGAGAAATTAAGCCGGTTTCCGGTTCTGTCATGCTAGGTGAGCATCTTCATATCGGTTACTTTGAACAAGAACTAAAAGAAACAACCAACAGAACATGTATTGAAGAAATGTGGGATGAATTCCCTCACCTCACACAGCAGGAGGTTCGACGTTCCTTAGCCAAATGTGGACTCACCAAAAAGCATATTGAAAGCAAGGTTCACATATTGAGCGGAGGCGAGAAAGCAAAAGTTCGCCTTTGTAAATTGTTAAACAAAGAGACCAATCTACTCATACTCGATGAGCCAACCAACCACTTAGACGTTGACGCAAAAGCAGAACTCAAACTTGCGTTGAAAGATTATAATGGCAGTGTACTACTAATCTCACACGAGCCAGATTTTTATCAAGACATCGTCACAGACGTTTGGAACTGTGAGGATTGGACAACTAAAGTATTTTAA
- a CDS encoding DUF4179 domain-containing protein has translation MDKDKIRKHLDDAIEKQVPDVWDEVENRIHKAEESGYREKIVNPNNVSPLKKKKILYKRLSLAAAACLICIMTLTFTPVLAAIQEVYDKIFTSERIDDAGVRKALHAGLGQSLDQTYYDKEYDITVHFKSVLTDAKETKLLLTYQSDSTNLENYYIDLFEGVSSIQLITEDGQRQTLDNVGWGSDYYNSEENIKAEALSFESIKEYEGQEIRLEIEDLTIWDEGKGSVQTTWPLEFTLDESATSDRETVEVNKEFTFKNETYTIKHVEYSGLETRVVVTGSDIKPYIGPDGNKYHKRSKLERLFYNARKNDKELGYIVDEGKSGVFLESAGERVVPVFSKGEVESSLNEYIMFFAPVKDREDTILEVGDDSRIPLTE, from the coding sequence ATGGATAAAGATAAAATTCGAAAGCATTTGGACGATGCTATAGAAAAGCAAGTGCCGGACGTTTGGGATGAAGTTGAGAATAGGATACATAAAGCAGAAGAATCAGGCTATCGTGAAAAGATTGTTAATCCTAATAATGTTAGTCCACTAAAGAAAAAGAAAATACTTTACAAGCGGTTATCATTAGCTGCAGCAGCGTGTTTGATCTGTATTATGACATTAACATTTACACCCGTTTTAGCGGCTATCCAAGAGGTATATGATAAAATATTTACGAGCGAGCGTATTGATGATGCTGGTGTGAGAAAGGCACTTCACGCGGGCCTTGGTCAATCTCTTGATCAAACCTATTATGATAAAGAGTATGATATAACCGTACATTTTAAGAGCGTTCTAACTGATGCTAAAGAAACAAAGCTCTTATTAACCTATCAAAGTGATTCAACAAATTTAGAAAACTATTATATTGACCTTTTCGAAGGTGTTAGTTCGATACAATTGATTACGGAAGATGGACAAAGGCAGACACTGGATAATGTAGGTTGGGGCAGTGACTATTACAACAGTGAAGAAAATATAAAGGCAGAAGCACTATCTTTTGAGTCCATTAAAGAATATGAAGGACAGGAAATTCGGCTGGAAATTGAAGATCTAACTATATGGGATGAAGGTAAAGGAAGTGTACAAACAACCTGGCCACTTGAGTTCACGCTTGATGAATCCGCTACTTCAGACAGGGAAACAGTAGAAGTAAATAAAGAATTTACTTTTAAGAATGAAACATACACTATTAAGCATGTCGAGTATTCAGGATTAGAAACAAGGGTTGTAGTTACTGGATCTGACATTAAACCCTACATTGGCCCAGATGGAAACAAGTATCATAAGCGAAGTAAATTGGAAAGACTATTTTATAATGCAAGGAAAAATGATAAAGAACTTGGCTATATCGTTGACGAAGGTAAATCTGGTGTATTTTTGGAATCAGCTGGCGAGAGAGTTGTTCCTGTTTTTAGTAAAGGTGAAGTAGAGAGTTCCCTTAATGAGTATATTATGTTTTTCGCACCAGTTAAGGATCGCGAAGATACCATTCTTGAAGTTGGGGATGATAGTAGGATTCCGTTGACTGAGTAA
- a CDS encoding ABC transporter ATP-binding protein has translation MKPTHVFQAEQTVAGYDNKAVIQGISLSIPSNKISVIIGANACGKSTLLKTLARLIKPISGKITLDDKPLSKIPSKQLARTLGLLPQSPIVPEGISVADLVGRGRFPHQSLFSGWTKKDYEAVAEAMEIMNITELANHHIDELSGGQRQRVWIAMALAQQTDILFLDEPTTFLDITYQVEILDLLTDLNRKYGTTIVMVLHDINLSARYADNIFALHQGKLVAEGDPSSVITSTLIKGIFGLRSTVIKDPISGSPFVVPIGRHHVNGGVESLNRDNLPVSAFTR, from the coding sequence ATGAAACCGACACATGTTTTTCAAGCCGAACAAACGGTAGCAGGCTATGATAATAAAGCGGTTATCCAAGGAATAAGCCTTAGTATCCCCAGTAATAAAATAAGCGTTATTATTGGGGCAAACGCCTGCGGAAAGTCTACGCTTCTTAAAACACTGGCAAGGCTTATCAAACCTATATCTGGAAAAATCACCCTTGATGATAAGCCGCTTAGCAAAATTCCTTCAAAACAATTGGCTCGCACTTTAGGACTTCTTCCACAATCTCCTATTGTCCCGGAAGGAATATCTGTCGCTGACTTAGTTGGAAGAGGAAGATTTCCACACCAATCGCTATTTAGCGGATGGACAAAAAAGGATTATGAAGCTGTTGCTGAAGCTATGGAAATTATGAATATTACTGAGCTTGCCAATCATCACATTGACGAGCTTTCAGGTGGTCAGAGGCAGCGTGTTTGGATTGCTATGGCTCTGGCTCAACAAACCGATATTTTATTTCTCGACGAACCAACAACCTTTTTGGATATCACCTATCAAGTCGAAATTCTGGACCTACTCACAGACCTTAACCGAAAATACGGAACAACGATTGTAATGGTGCTTCATGATATCAATTTGTCCGCGAGATATGCAGACAATATTTTTGCTCTTCATCAAGGAAAGCTTGTGGCAGAGGGCGATCCATCATCGGTTATTACAAGTACATTGATTAAAGGTATTTTTGGACTTCGATCCACTGTGATAAAAGATCCCATTTCAGGCTCTCCTTTTGTGGTACCAATAGGAAGACATCATGTTAATGGTGGCGTGGAATCCTTAAATCGTGACAATCTTCCGGTATCTGCTTTTACTCGATAA